The proteins below come from a single Streptomyces spongiicola genomic window:
- the gabT gene encoding 4-aminobutyrate--2-oxoglutarate transaminase yields the protein MSAIPQERRVVTAIPGPKSQELQARRLSAVAGGVGSVLPVFTARADGGIIEDVDGNRLIDFGSGIAVTTVGASAEAVVRRASAQLADFTHTCFMVTPYEGYVEVCEALAELTPGDHAKKSALFNSGAEAVENAVKIARAYTKRQAVVVFDHGYHGRTNLTMALTAKNMPYKNGFGPFAPEVYRVPVAYGYRWPTGPDNCGPEAAAQAVDQITKQIGPDNVAAIIIEPVLGEGGFIEPAKGFLPAVARFARDNGIVFVADEIQSGFCRTGQWFACEDEGIVPDLITTAKGIAGGLPLSAVTGRAEIMDAAHAGGLGGTYGGNPVACAGALGAIETMREQDLNGKARRIEEVMKRRLSAMAEKFDVIGDIRGRGAMIAIELVKDRATKEPDAGAAGALARACHAESVLVLTCGTYGNVLRFLPPLVIGEDLLNEGLDVIETALAAV from the coding sequence ATGAGCGCAATTCCGCAGGAGCGCCGCGTCGTCACCGCCATCCCCGGCCCCAAGTCGCAGGAGCTGCAGGCCCGCCGCCTCTCCGCGGTCGCGGGCGGCGTGGGCTCCGTGCTGCCGGTGTTCACCGCGCGTGCCGACGGCGGCATCATCGAGGACGTCGACGGCAACCGCCTGATCGACTTCGGGTCCGGTATCGCCGTGACCACCGTGGGCGCCTCCGCCGAGGCCGTCGTACGCCGTGCCTCCGCACAGCTCGCGGACTTCACCCACACCTGTTTCATGGTCACGCCCTACGAGGGCTACGTCGAGGTCTGCGAGGCCCTGGCCGAACTCACCCCGGGCGACCACGCCAAGAAGTCGGCGCTGTTCAACTCGGGCGCCGAGGCCGTCGAGAACGCCGTCAAGATCGCGCGTGCGTACACCAAGCGCCAGGCCGTCGTCGTCTTCGACCACGGCTACCACGGCCGCACCAACCTCACCATGGCGCTGACCGCGAAGAACATGCCGTACAAGAACGGCTTCGGCCCGTTCGCCCCCGAGGTGTACCGCGTCCCGGTCGCCTACGGCTACCGCTGGCCCACCGGCCCGGACAACTGCGGCCCCGAGGCCGCCGCCCAGGCCGTCGACCAGATCACCAAGCAGATCGGCCCGGACAACGTCGCCGCGATCATCATCGAGCCGGTCCTCGGCGAGGGCGGCTTCATCGAGCCGGCGAAGGGCTTCCTCCCGGCGGTCGCGCGGTTCGCCCGGGACAACGGCATCGTCTTCGTCGCGGACGAGATCCAGTCCGGCTTCTGCCGCACCGGCCAGTGGTTCGCCTGCGAGGACGAGGGCATCGTCCCGGACCTGATCACCACCGCCAAGGGCATCGCCGGCGGCCTGCCGCTGTCCGCCGTCACCGGCCGCGCCGAGATCATGGACGCCGCGCACGCGGGTGGCCTCGGCGGCACCTACGGCGGCAACCCGGTCGCCTGCGCCGGTGCGCTCGGCGCCATCGAGACCATGCGCGAGCAGGACCTCAACGGCAAGGCCAGGCGCATCGAGGAGGTCATGAAGCGGCGCCTCTCCGCGATGGCGGAGAAGTTCGACGTCATCGGCGACATCCGAGGCCGGGGTGCCATGATCGCGATCGAGCTGGTCAAGGACCGCGCCACCAAGGAGCCCGACGCCGGGGCCGCCGGCGCGCTCGCCAGGGCCTGCCACGCCGAGAGCGTCCTCGTGCTCACCTGCGGCACCTACGGCAACGTGCTCCGCTTCCTGCCTCCGCTGGTGATCGGCGAGGACCTGCTCAACGAGGGACTGGACGTCATCGAGACGGCGCTCGCGGCCGTCTGA
- a CDS encoding type IV secretory system conjugative DNA transfer family protein, producing MEGTYDARGARPGGTGSARPVPRPAGPPPMPPAVPPVPAHAPAATGTSLADWLRTPRPEADPGVWRLGHRPRPEEEPEPVPAGRLFAGALIALLAGWLLWSLLWNGYLGRYWLWPLLVLTPDSWRADPPLWAMVSYAYYALVGGGLLFLFARIGHVPEIWRRYRHSRKKDAPVPPPPPEDDPADWPDLRAAGLGDTARTLAEATRTGSLGDVDYARIRRAWQGVQTRPERLAAFADVVRAEGAAACAHPSGVRDLPVRAAVHDLATSQVRIGTAADHPRNPYARRTTGVALEPALLGTSLLAVGPSGSGKTVRLMRPVVESMCLQALANRAAVVAVTAHGTALAPDDAFDLVVSPGRPDSTHDLDLYGGSDDPDEAARVLAEALVGDLTADGRRAATALAQLIGPYRGVHGHFPAVPELRDLLGGAPGALDGLRTALQAAGATAQLRELDARARQSQRADDVGALLADRIAFLDRPAFAGFFRTAEPGRQFSPRAVEHPLRVRIDLPERGHAEASRIIARLVLAQFTEAVLSRSDRSLFACLVLDDATHTVTPDSVRAVQRLRSAHAGVVLALRTLEDVPEPLRGPLLGAVGCRMAFAGLGPWDGGRFAESWGKEWVQTRDVTNRQIISDEPLTKALHFVRRVVTGRAATAEAVTVREVERERWSASELAHSVPAGHAVLSLASVRGGHTPPLLVDLRN from the coding sequence ATGGAAGGCACCTACGACGCACGCGGAGCCCGACCGGGCGGCACCGGCAGCGCGCGGCCCGTCCCGCGTCCCGCGGGCCCGCCGCCGATGCCGCCCGCCGTCCCGCCGGTCCCGGCCCACGCCCCGGCGGCGACCGGCACCTCACTCGCCGACTGGCTGCGCACCCCGCGGCCCGAGGCCGACCCGGGCGTCTGGCGGCTGGGACACCGGCCGCGGCCGGAGGAGGAGCCGGAGCCGGTCCCGGCCGGAAGGCTCTTCGCGGGGGCGCTCATCGCCCTGCTCGCCGGCTGGCTGCTGTGGTCACTGCTCTGGAACGGCTATCTCGGCCGCTACTGGCTCTGGCCGCTGCTCGTCCTCACCCCTGACTCCTGGCGGGCCGACCCGCCGCTGTGGGCCATGGTGAGCTACGCGTACTACGCCCTCGTCGGCGGCGGACTGCTCTTCCTGTTCGCCAGGATCGGCCATGTGCCGGAGATCTGGCGCCGGTACCGGCATTCCCGGAAGAAGGACGCTCCCGTCCCCCCGCCCCCGCCGGAGGACGACCCCGCGGACTGGCCCGACCTGCGCGCCGCCGGGCTGGGCGACACGGCCCGCACCCTGGCCGAGGCGACCCGCACGGGATCGCTCGGCGACGTCGACTACGCGCGGATCCGCCGCGCCTGGCAGGGAGTGCAGACCAGGCCCGAGCGGTTGGCGGCCTTCGCGGACGTGGTCCGCGCCGAGGGCGCGGCGGCCTGCGCCCATCCCTCCGGGGTACGGGATCTGCCGGTGCGCGCCGCCGTACACGACCTCGCCACCAGCCAGGTCAGGATCGGCACCGCCGCCGACCACCCCCGCAACCCCTACGCCCGCCGCACCACGGGCGTCGCCCTCGAACCCGCACTGCTCGGCACCTCGCTGCTCGCCGTCGGGCCGTCCGGGTCGGGCAAGACGGTGCGGCTGATGCGTCCCGTCGTGGAGTCCATGTGCCTGCAGGCCCTCGCGAACCGCGCAGCGGTCGTGGCCGTCACCGCGCACGGCACGGCGCTCGCCCCCGACGACGCCTTCGACCTGGTCGTCTCCCCCGGCCGGCCCGACTCCACCCACGACCTGGACCTGTACGGCGGCAGTGACGACCCCGACGAGGCCGCGCGCGTCCTCGCCGAGGCGCTCGTCGGGGACCTGACGGCCGACGGCCGGCGGGCCGCCACCGCGCTCGCGCAGCTCATCGGGCCGTACCGCGGCGTCCACGGCCACTTCCCGGCCGTACCCGAACTGCGCGACCTCCTCGGTGGCGCGCCCGGCGCGCTGGACGGGCTGCGTACCGCACTGCAGGCCGCGGGCGCGACGGCGCAGCTGCGGGAACTCGACGCGCGGGCCCGGCAGTCCCAGCGCGCCGACGACGTCGGGGCGCTGCTCGCGGATCGGATCGCCTTCCTCGACCGGCCCGCGTTCGCCGGGTTCTTCCGCACCGCAGAGCCCGGCCGGCAGTTCTCGCCGCGGGCCGTCGAGCACCCGCTGCGGGTCCGGATCGACCTCCCGGAACGCGGCCACGCCGAGGCGTCACGGATCATCGCCCGGCTGGTGCTGGCCCAGTTCACCGAGGCCGTGCTCAGCCGCTCGGACCGTTCGCTGTTCGCCTGCCTGGTGCTGGACGACGCCACCCACACGGTCACGCCCGACTCGGTCCGGGCGGTGCAGCGGCTGCGTTCCGCGCACGCGGGGGTGGTGCTGGCGCTGCGCACCCTGGAGGACGTGCCGGAACCGCTGCGCGGGCCGCTGCTGGGCGCGGTCGGCTGCCGGATGGCGTTCGCCGGGCTCGGGCCGTGGGACGGCGGCCGGTTCGCCGAGTCCTGGGGCAAGGAGTGGGTGCAGACCAGGGACGTGACCAACCGGCAGATCATCTCCGACGAGCCGCTGACCAAGGCGCTGCACTTCGTGCGCCGGGTCGTGACGGGGCGGGCCGCGACGGCCGAGGCGGTGACGGTCCGCGAGGTCGAGCGGGAGCGCTGGTCGGCCTCCGAGCTGGCGCACTCCGTGCCGGCCGGGCACGCGGTGCTCTCCCTGGCGTCGGTGCGCGGCGGGCACACCCCTCCGCTCCTGGTGGACCTGAGGAACTGA
- a CDS encoding PucR family transcriptional regulator, with translation MPVTLASLVQHSALKLTVRAGEDRLDTPVRWVHASELADPVPYMEGGELLLVTAMTLDAADGEAMRRYVRRLAGAGVAGLGFAVGVNYDDIPGALLEAAEAEDFPLLEVPRRTPFLAISKAVSAAIAADQYRAVTAGFEAQRELTRAALAEGPAALLARLASYVDGWAALYDTSGAVVAAAPDWAVRRAARLTGDVERLRERPAPASAVVGGTEDRVELQSLGTGRRVRGALAVGTGAPLGTAERYAVHSAVALLTLTTERSRSLQAAEQRLGAAVLRMMLSGQPDPARTVAGDLYGGLLDAPFRLLIAEPGGEPDPGAEHPAHALAEALESAASRAAESVLTVWESDDRLVVLAADGGAVALACEPYTERETEEAGVVVGMSASAGPVSAAAAYKQAEQALSVARRRGRALVEHEELAAGSVLPLLADDAVRAFADGMLRALREHDATGRGDLVASLRAWLSRHGQWDAAAADLGVHRHTLRYRMRRVEEILGRSLDDPDVRMELWLALKATEAPLPAPAPTSGPGPVPNPASERGPLP, from the coding sequence ATGCCGGTCACCCTCGCGTCCCTCGTCCAGCACTCCGCGCTCAAGCTGACCGTCCGCGCGGGGGAGGACCGCCTGGACACCCCCGTGCGCTGGGTGCACGCCAGCGAGCTGGCGGACCCCGTGCCCTACATGGAGGGGGGCGAACTGCTGCTCGTCACCGCGATGACGCTCGACGCCGCCGACGGGGAGGCGATGCGGCGCTATGTGCGGCGGCTCGCGGGAGCGGGCGTCGCGGGACTGGGCTTCGCCGTCGGGGTGAACTACGACGACATCCCCGGCGCTCTTCTGGAAGCGGCCGAGGCCGAGGACTTCCCCCTGCTCGAGGTGCCGCGGCGCACGCCGTTCCTGGCCATCAGCAAGGCGGTGTCGGCGGCGATCGCCGCCGACCAGTACCGGGCCGTCACCGCGGGCTTCGAGGCCCAGCGGGAGCTGACCCGCGCGGCGCTCGCCGAGGGCCCCGCGGCCCTGCTCGCCCGGCTCGCCTCGTACGTCGACGGCTGGGCCGCGCTCTACGACACCTCCGGCGCCGTCGTCGCCGCCGCCCCCGACTGGGCCGTCCGGCGCGCCGCCCGGCTCACGGGGGACGTGGAGCGCCTGCGCGAGCGCCCCGCGCCCGCCAGCGCGGTCGTCGGCGGGACGGAGGACCGCGTCGAACTGCAGTCCCTGGGCACCGGGCGGCGGGTCAGGGGTGCCCTGGCGGTCGGTACGGGCGCGCCGCTCGGCACCGCCGAGCGCTACGCCGTGCACTCCGCGGTGGCCCTGCTGACCCTGACGACGGAACGGTCGCGCTCGCTGCAGGCCGCGGAGCAGCGGCTGGGGGCGGCGGTGCTGAGGATGATGCTCTCCGGCCAGCCGGACCCCGCCAGAACGGTCGCCGGGGATCTCTACGGCGGACTCCTGGACGCTCCGTTCCGGCTGCTCATCGCCGAACCGGGCGGGGAACCGGACCCGGGGGCCGAACACCCCGCGCACGCCCTCGCCGAGGCGCTGGAGTCCGCCGCCTCCCGGGCGGCTGAGTCCGTGCTGACCGTGTGGGAGAGCGACGACCGGCTCGTCGTCCTCGCCGCCGACGGGGGAGCGGTCGCGCTCGCCTGCGAGCCCTACACCGAACGCGAGACGGAGGAGGCGGGGGTCGTCGTCGGCATGTCGGCGTCGGCGGGTCCGGTCTCGGCGGCCGCCGCGTACAAGCAGGCCGAGCAGGCGCTCTCCGTCGCCCGCAGGCGGGGCCGGGCGCTCGTCGAGCACGAGGAGCTCGCGGCGGGCTCCGTGCTGCCGCTGCTCGCCGACGACGCGGTGCGCGCCTTCGCCGACGGGATGCTGCGAGCCCTGCGGGAGCACGACGCGACCGGCCGCGGCGACCTCGTGGCCTCCCTGCGCGCCTGGCTTTCCCGCCACGGCCAGTGGGACGCGGCCGCTGCCGATCTGGGCGTCCACCGCCACACCCTTCGTTACCGCATGCGGCGCGTCGAGGAGATCCTCGGCCGCTCGCTGGACGATCCGGACGTGCGGATGGAACTCTGGCTGGCTCTCAAGGCGACCGAGGCCCCGTTGCCGGCCCCGGCCCCGACGTCGGGGCCGGGGCCGGTTCCGAACCCGGCTTCGGAACGGGGCCCTCTGCCGTGA
- a CDS encoding aldehyde dehydrogenase family protein — protein sequence MTSTHAFWLAGRQATGEATFDVTSPWDGRLVGTVAVPTDAQVEEAVAAAHAVVDEFAATPAHVRAAALDHVSKRLVERTEEIAQLISAENGKPVKWARGEVGRAVSVFRFAAEEARRFNGGDAQRLDTDLGGQGRLALTRRFPKGVVLGIAPFNFPLNLCAHKIAPAIAVGAPIILKPAPATPLSGLVLGELLAETELPVGSWSVLPVPNDRMPALVQDERLPVISFTGSDKVGYAIMDSVPRKHCTLELGGNGAAVVLADFASEEDLDWAATRIATFSNYQGGQSCISVQRVIADTSVYERLLPKIVAAVEAQHTGDPADPSTDVGPLVSEDAAKRVESWVDEAVEAGARLHTGGKRDGASYAPTVLTGVPAHTTLAGEEVFGPVLTVQKVDGEAEAFAAVNDSKYGLQAGVFTHDLQTAFRAHRALEVGGVVVGDVPSYRADQMPYGGAKQSGVGREGVRFAMDDYTYERVLVLTGLAL from the coding sequence ATGACTTCCACCCACGCCTTCTGGCTCGCCGGCCGCCAGGCCACCGGCGAGGCGACCTTCGACGTGACCTCCCCCTGGGACGGCCGCCTCGTCGGCACGGTCGCCGTCCCGACCGACGCCCAGGTCGAGGAGGCCGTCGCCGCGGCCCACGCCGTCGTGGACGAGTTCGCCGCGACCCCGGCCCACGTGCGCGCCGCCGCCCTCGACCATGTGTCGAAGCGCCTCGTCGAGCGCACCGAGGAGATCGCCCAGCTGATCTCGGCCGAGAACGGCAAGCCCGTCAAGTGGGCCCGCGGCGAGGTCGGCCGCGCTGTCTCCGTCTTCCGCTTCGCCGCCGAGGAGGCCCGCCGCTTCAACGGCGGCGACGCCCAGCGTCTCGACACGGACCTCGGCGGCCAGGGACGCCTCGCCCTCACCCGCCGCTTCCCCAAGGGTGTCGTCCTCGGCATCGCGCCGTTCAACTTCCCGCTGAACCTCTGCGCCCACAAGATCGCGCCGGCCATCGCCGTCGGAGCGCCGATCATCCTGAAGCCCGCTCCCGCCACCCCGCTGTCCGGTCTGGTCCTCGGCGAGCTGCTCGCCGAGACCGAACTGCCCGTCGGCTCCTGGTCGGTGCTTCCGGTCCCGAACGACAGGATGCCCGCCCTGGTCCAGGACGAGCGCCTCCCGGTCATCTCCTTCACGGGCTCCGACAAGGTCGGTTACGCGATCATGGACTCGGTGCCGCGCAAGCACTGCACCCTGGAGCTCGGCGGCAACGGCGCGGCCGTCGTCCTCGCCGACTTCGCCTCCGAGGAGGACCTGGACTGGGCGGCGACCCGGATCGCCACCTTCTCCAACTACCAGGGCGGCCAGTCCTGCATCTCGGTGCAGCGGGTGATCGCCGACACCTCGGTGTACGAGCGGCTGCTGCCGAAGATCGTCGCGGCGGTCGAGGCGCAGCACACGGGTGACCCCGCCGACCCGTCCACCGACGTCGGCCCGCTGGTCAGCGAGGACGCGGCCAAGCGTGTCGAGTCCTGGGTCGACGAGGCCGTCGAGGCCGGCGCCCGGCTCCACACCGGCGGCAAGCGCGACGGCGCCTCCTACGCACCCACCGTGCTCACCGGCGTGCCCGCGCACACGACGCTCGCCGGCGAGGAGGTCTTCGGGCCGGTCCTCACGGTGCAGAAAGTCGACGGCGAGGCCGAGGCCTTCGCGGCGGTGAACGACTCCAAGTACGGCCTGCAGGCGGGTGTGTTCACGCACGACCTGCAAACCGCCTTCCGCGCCCATCGGGCGCTGGAGGTCGGTGGCGTGGTCGTCGGCGACGTCCCGTCCTACCGTGCCGACCAGATGCCCTACGGCGGTGCCAAGCAGTCCGGAGTGGGCCGCGAGGGCGTGAGGTTCGCGATGGACGACTACACCTACGAGCGGGTGCTGGTCCTCACCGGACTCGCCCTGTAG
- a CDS encoding acyl-CoA dehydrogenase family protein, with the protein MSAPSTPQDAPKATVSPETTGAPKVTEREARQVAEAAREQGWRKPSFAKELFLGRFRLDLIHPHPLPASEDVQRGEEFLAKLRDFCETNIDGALIEREARIPDEVIEGLKELGALGMKIDTKYGGLGLTQVYYNKALALVGSVSPAIGALLSAHQSIGVPQPLKIFGTQEQKETFLPRLARTDISAFLLTEPDVGSDPARLATTAVPDGDDYVLDGVKLWTTNGVVADLLVVMARVPRSEDHRGGITAFVVEAGAEGITVENRNAFMGLRGIENGVTRFHRVRVPAANRIGPEGAGLKIALTTLNTGRLALPAMCVGSGKWCLKIAREWSAVREQWGRPVAGHEAVGAKISFIAATTFAMEAVVDLASQMADEDRNDIRIEAALAKLYGSEMSCLIADELVQIRGGRGFETAESLAARGERAVPAEQLLRDLRINRIFEGSTEIMHLLIAREAVDAHLSVAGDIIDPDKSFGDKARAGAAATAFYARWLPRLVAGPGQLPRSYAEFHPCGHTDLSTHLRYVERTSRRLARSTFYAMSRWQGRMETKQGFLGRVVDIGAELFAMSAACVRAELLRRTGEHGREAYRLADAFCRQSRIRVEELFGRLWTNTDDLDRSVVKDVLAGSYTWLEEGVLDPSGDGPWIADASPGPSARENVHRPFR; encoded by the coding sequence ATGTCCGCACCATCCACTCCCCAGGACGCCCCGAAGGCCACTGTGTCCCCAGAGACCACAGGGGCACCAAAGGTCACCGAGCGCGAGGCACGACAGGTCGCCGAGGCCGCGCGTGAGCAGGGCTGGCGCAAGCCCAGCTTCGCCAAGGAGCTGTTCCTCGGCCGTTTCCGGCTCGACCTGATCCATCCCCATCCGCTGCCGGCCTCCGAGGACGTGCAGCGCGGCGAGGAGTTCCTCGCCAAACTGCGCGACTTCTGCGAGACGAACATCGACGGCGCGCTCATCGAGCGCGAGGCCCGGATACCGGACGAGGTGATCGAGGGTCTCAAGGAACTCGGCGCCCTCGGCATGAAGATCGACACCAAGTACGGCGGTCTCGGCCTCACCCAGGTGTACTACAACAAGGCCCTGGCCCTGGTCGGCTCGGTGAGCCCCGCCATCGGCGCGCTGCTGTCCGCGCACCAGTCGATCGGCGTACCGCAGCCGCTGAAGATCTTCGGCACCCAGGAGCAGAAGGAGACGTTCCTGCCGCGCCTGGCCCGCACCGACATCTCGGCGTTCCTGCTCACCGAGCCCGACGTGGGCTCCGACCCGGCGCGCCTGGCCACCACGGCCGTGCCCGACGGCGACGACTACGTGCTCGACGGCGTGAAGCTGTGGACGACCAACGGCGTCGTCGCCGACCTCCTCGTCGTCATGGCCCGCGTCCCCAGGTCCGAGGACCACCGGGGAGGCATCACCGCCTTCGTCGTCGAGGCGGGCGCCGAGGGCATCACGGTCGAGAACCGCAACGCCTTCATGGGCCTGCGCGGCATCGAGAACGGGGTGACCCGCTTCCACCGGGTCCGGGTGCCCGCGGCGAACCGCATCGGCCCCGAGGGCGCCGGGCTGAAGATCGCCCTGACCACACTGAACACCGGCCGCCTGGCGCTGCCCGCGATGTGCGTCGGCTCCGGCAAGTGGTGCCTGAAGATCGCCCGCGAGTGGTCCGCCGTCCGCGAGCAGTGGGGCAGGCCGGTCGCGGGACATGAGGCCGTCGGCGCGAAGATCTCCTTCATCGCTGCCACCACCTTCGCCATGGAGGCCGTCGTCGACCTCGCGTCCCAGATGGCCGACGAGGACCGCAACGACATCCGCATCGAGGCGGCCCTGGCCAAGCTCTACGGCTCCGAGATGTCCTGTCTCATCGCCGACGAACTGGTCCAGATCCGCGGCGGACGGGGCTTCGAGACCGCGGAGTCCCTGGCCGCCCGCGGCGAACGGGCCGTTCCCGCCGAACAGTTGCTGCGCGACCTGCGCATCAACCGCATCTTCGAAGGCTCCACCGAGATCATGCACCTGCTGATCGCGCGCGAGGCGGTGGACGCACACCTCTCCGTGGCCGGCGACATCATCGATCCCGACAAGTCCTTCGGCGACAAGGCCAGGGCGGGCGCGGCGGCCACCGCGTTCTACGCCCGCTGGCTGCCCAGACTGGTCGCGGGCCCCGGCCAGCTGCCCCGCTCCTACGCGGAGTTCCACCCCTGCGGGCACACGGACCTCTCCACCCATCTGCGGTACGTGGAGCGCACCTCGCGCCGGCTCGCCCGCTCCACCTTCTACGCCATGTCCCGCTGGCAGGGCCGGATGGAGACCAAACAGGGCTTCCTCGGCCGCGTCGTCGACATCGGAGCCGAGCTGTTCGCGATGAGCGCCGCCTGTGTGCGGGCCGAACTCCTGCGCAGGACCGGGGAGCACGGCCGGGAGGCCTACCGGCTGGCGGACGCCTTCTGCCGGCAGTCCCGCATCCGGGTCGAGGAGCTCTTCGGGCGGCTGTGGACCAACACCGACGACCTCGACAGGTCGGTGGTGAAGGACGTTCTCGCCGGCTCGTACACCTGGCTCGAGGAGGGCGTCCTCGACCCGAGCGGCGACGGCCCCTGGATCGCGGACGCGTCCCCCGGCCCGTCGGCGCGGGAGAACGTCCACCGCCCGTTCCGCTGA
- the dxr gene encoding 1-deoxy-D-xylulose-5-phosphate reductoisomerase: MSDSPAPLADPHIAFDPSEGRRDIVVLGSTGSIGTQAIDLVLRNPDRFRVTALAASGGRAALLAEQAHRLRVRSVAVAREDALPALREALDARYGTGEPLPEILAGPDAATLLAASECHTVLNGITGSIGLAPTLAALRAGRTLALANKESLIVGGPLVRELAKPGQIIPVDSEHAALFQALAAGTRADVRRLVVTASGGPFRGRSRAELSRVTPEDALAHPTWAMGPVITVNSATLVNKGLEVIEAHLLYDIPFDRIEVVVHPQSYVHSMVEFTDGSTLAQATPPDMRGPIAIGIGWPGRVPDASPAFDWSTASTWEFFPLDAEAFPSVALARHVGELGGTAPAVFNAANEECVDAFLAGRLPFNGIMDTVTAVVGEHGTPRGGTSLTVQDVLEAETWARARARELAAPAEKATAEARA, encoded by the coding sequence ATGAGCGACAGCCCAGCCCCCCTCGCCGATCCGCACATCGCCTTCGACCCGTCCGAAGGCCGCCGGGACATCGTCGTCCTCGGCTCCACCGGGTCCATCGGCACGCAGGCCATCGACCTGGTCCTGCGCAATCCCGACCGCTTCCGCGTCACCGCGCTCGCCGCCTCCGGAGGGCGGGCCGCCCTGCTCGCCGAGCAGGCCCACCGGCTGCGGGTCCGCTCGGTCGCCGTCGCCCGCGAGGACGCCCTCCCCGCGCTCCGGGAAGCCCTGGACGCGCGGTACGGAACGGGCGAGCCGCTCCCCGAGATCCTGGCCGGGCCCGACGCGGCGACCCTGCTCGCCGCCTCCGAGTGCCACACCGTACTCAACGGCATCACCGGATCCATCGGCCTCGCTCCCACCCTCGCCGCGCTCCGGGCCGGCCGCACCCTCGCGCTGGCCAACAAGGAGTCGCTGATCGTCGGCGGTCCGCTGGTCAGGGAACTCGCGAAGCCCGGCCAGATCATCCCCGTCGACTCCGAGCACGCGGCGCTGTTCCAGGCCCTGGCCGCCGGCACACGCGCCGATGTGCGCAGACTCGTCGTCACCGCGTCCGGCGGCCCGTTCCGCGGCCGCTCCCGGGCCGAGCTGTCCCGGGTCACCCCCGAGGACGCCCTCGCCCACCCCACCTGGGCGATGGGGCCGGTGATCACGGTCAACAGCGCCACCCTGGTCAACAAGGGCCTGGAGGTCATCGAGGCGCACCTCCTCTACGACATCCCGTTCGACCGCATCGAGGTCGTGGTCCACCCCCAGTCCTACGTTCACTCGATGGTGGAGTTCACCGACGGCTCCACGCTCGCCCAGGCCACCCCGCCGGACATGCGCGGTCCCATCGCCATCGGCATCGGCTGGCCCGGGCGGGTGCCGGACGCCTCACCCGCCTTCGACTGGTCGACCGCCTCCACCTGGGAGTTCTTCCCGCTCGACGCCGAGGCCTTCCCGTCCGTGGCCCTGGCCCGGCACGTGGGGGAGCTGGGCGGCACCGCCCCGGCGGTGTTCAACGCCGCGAACGAGGAATGCGTCGACGCGTTCCTCGCGGGACGGCTGCCGTTCAACGGAATCATGGATACGGTCACTGCAGTCGTCGGCGAGCACGGCACCCCCCGCGGGGGAACCTCGCTGACGGTCCAGGACGTCCTGGAGGCGGAGACCTGGGCGCGCGCCCGCGCCCGGGAACTGGCCGCACCGGCGGAGAAGGCGACAGCGGAGGCTCGCGCATGA